In the Aliarcobacter cryaerophilus genome, one interval contains:
- a CDS encoding MBOAT family O-acyltransferase produces MLFNSYEFIFLFLPITFILYFYLLSQRLILGAKIFLVIASLFFYGYWNFSYVPLILLSIFVNYSVGLSLVNHEKIKLSSKTILIFGILFNVGLLGYFKYTDFLLENFNGIFGSNIPLPHIILPLGISFFTFTQIAFLVDAYRREAKEYSLVNYMLFVTYFPHLLAGPILHHKEMMPQFASKYNWVKNYRNIALGLFIFSIGLFKKVVIADTFAPWATAGFDTATTLNLIEAWATSLSYTFQLYFDFSGYCDMAIGISLMFNIKLPINFNSPYKALNIQDFWRRWHMTLSRFLRDYIYIPLGGNRKGEFRTYTNLLATFLIGGLWHGAGWTFIIWGALHGIALAIHRFWQSLGFKMNKILAWFITFNFINITWIFFRAKDFDSAMKVLGSMFSLDNVVLPEKYFKFLAEYNDIYFRFGTVYGDILGKDNTTVFIVVGFTLVLAFKNSMEKMIKFKTNFLNLLLTFTFIIYSIFQLNKISEFLYFNF; encoded by the coding sequence CTTCTCTTATGTTCCTTTAATACTATTATCTATATTTGTAAACTATAGCGTAGGATTAAGTTTAGTAAATCATGAGAAGATAAAGTTATCTTCTAAAACAATTTTAATATTTGGAATACTATTTAATGTAGGATTGCTAGGATACTTTAAATATACAGATTTCTTGCTTGAAAACTTTAATGGTATATTTGGCTCTAATATTCCTTTACCTCATATTATTCTTCCTTTAGGTATTAGCTTCTTTACATTTACTCAAATAGCATTCTTAGTAGATGCATATAGACGTGAAGCCAAAGAGTATAGCCTTGTAAACTATATGTTATTTGTAACATACTTTCCACACTTACTTGCAGGTCCAATTTTACATCATAAAGAGATGATGCCACAATTTGCAAGTAAATATAACTGGGTAAAAAATTATAGAAATATAGCTTTAGGACTTTTTATATTCTCAATAGGATTGTTTAAAAAAGTTGTAATTGCAGATACATTTGCTCCTTGGGCAACAGCTGGATTTGATACAGCAACAACACTAAATTTAATAGAAGCATGGGCAACAAGTTTAAGTTATACTTTCCAACTATACTTTGATTTTAGTGGATACTGTGATATGGCTATTGGAATTTCTTTAATGTTTAATATCAAACTTCCAATAAACTTTAACTCTCCATATAAAGCTTTAAATATTCAAGATTTCTGGAGAAGATGGCATATGACATTATCTAGATTCTTAAGAGATTATATCTATATTCCTCTAGGTGGAAATAGAAAAGGTGAATTTAGAACATATACAAACCTATTGGCAACATTTTTAATAGGTGGACTATGGCATGGAGCAGGATGGACATTTATAATCTGGGGAGCATTGCATGGTATAGCACTTGCAATTCATAGATTCTGGCAAAGCTTAGGATTTAAGATGAATAAAATCTTAGCTTGGTTTATTACATTTAACTTTATAAATATAACATGGATATTTTTTAGAGCAAAAGATTTTGATAGTGCGATGAAAGTATTGGGTAGTATGTTTAGCTTGGATAATGTTGTTTTGCCAGAGAAATATTTTAAATTCTTAGCTGAATATAATGATATTTATTTTAGGTTTGGTACAGTGTATGGTGATATATTAGGGAAAGACAATACAACTGTGTTTATTGTTGTTGGTTTTACATTGGTTTTAGCTTTTAAAAATAGTATGGAAAAAATGATTAAATTTAAAACAAATTTTTTAAATTTATTACTTACATTTACGTTTATAATATATTCTATTTTTCAGTTAAATAAAATTTCTGAATTTTTATATTTTAATTTTTAA